The Aedes aegypti strain LVP_AGWG chromosome 3, AaegL5.0 Primary Assembly, whole genome shotgun sequence genome contains a region encoding:
- the LOC5571251 gene encoding transcription factor Adf-1, giving the protein MASFEEKLIVLVKEYPCLYSKGSKEYRNAQKKEHIWMHIAGQLNKTAEQVKARWRSLRDRFGSLKRKLAEDSRSGAGGSSSPGWPLYKELLFLGAHMEARPSCSNYAAPGSSGSSQSCSQANSEVDAAEQEEDGEENMLDTSATTPAGSTPSGHRQRRRKLDDGVEMQMQSILASVQERVDGWGAKRPRHERFASYLAAQMEQLPLQVARSLEVEFIGKVNSLIDECEALQYEPSDENSVQDN; this is encoded by the exons atggctaGTTTTGAAGAGAAGTTAATTGTTCTAGTAAAGGAGTACCCATGTCTGTACTCAAAGGGCTCAAAAGAGTACCGAAACGCCCAAAAAAAAGAGCACATTTGGATGCACATTGCGGGGCAGCTAAATAAAACAG CTGAGCAAGTAAAAGCCCGCTGGAGGAGCCTCCGGGATCGTTTTGGCAGTTTGAAACGCAAACTGGCGGAAGATTCACGATCGGGAGCTGGGGGTAGCTCGAGTCCGGGATGGCCGCTGTATAAGGAACTATTGTTCCTTGGCGCACATATGGAAGCAAGACC ATCATGTTCCAACTACGCTGCTCCTGGTTCTTCCGGTTCTTCACAGTCTTGTTCTCAGGCCAACTCAGAAGTTGATGCTGCGGAACAGGAGGAAGACGGCGAGGAGAACATGCTTGACACCAGCGCCACCACTCCTGCCGGAAGCACACCATCAGGGCATCGTCAGCGCCGCCGGAAACTTGACGACGGCGTAGAAATGCAAATGCAAAGCATCCTTGCGTCCGTACAAGAGCGGGTCGATGGATGGGGAGCGAAGCGACCGAGGCACGAGCGGTTTGCATCGTACTTGGCAGCGCAAATGGAACAGCTTCCGCTGCAGGTGGCCCGATCGCTAGAAGTTGAGTTCATCGGAAAGGTGAATAGCCTCATTGATGAGTGCGAGGCGCTTCAATACGAACCAAGCGATGAAAATTCAGTTCAAGACAACTAA
- the LOC5571252 gene encoding zinc finger protein 664 — translation MSSAVDSAVVVGGSVFFGTDDGIGGEKDFLELDIPAVDGESAIWKKVFDEDLMEGVDDGDQFVDFLLLEDGIMLDLVQGENEQDQVQCTPTHEGNEIDSSKNALRNGNAMRRHSKETPIESADVEERQRKDETGNNVASKCSAFKCGVCLLRFKLKAHLIRHMLLRHRQDAAIKQAEKIYSRCLRCNELYFTTFDLESHLKEKHKTTLPCDICLRLFEDEKSLNRHRVYHVGVNPFTCDVCNKQCKNSSHLHFHRRSHFTADLGYGCPHCQRRFSSSGNRQKHIARVHTQDKRYKCSNCQDSFVYSRQLKIHLQQCPVKRGTHSCPDCNIPFATNQQLAKHRESSHYQKDRPHACDQCPSRFKQLGHLKTHKLTHSGLKPFVCDHCEKRFRTGTDLKVHQRAAHTQEKPFRCEQCDQRFIVGYLLNQHRLKMHCDRNAKK, via the coding sequence ATGTCGTCTGCTGTGGACTCGGCGGTTGTTGTTGGTGGAAGTGTCTTTTTCGGTACAGATGACGGGATTGGTGGTGAAAAAGATTTTCTGGAATTGGATATTCCAGCTGTTGATGGCGAAAGTGCAATCTGGAAGAAGGTTTTCGATGAGGATTTGATGGAGGGAGTGGATGATGGCGATCAGTTTGTGGATTTTTTACTGCTGGAGGATGGGATAATGTTGGATTTGGTGCAGGGAGAAAATGAACAGGATCAGGTTCAATGCACTCCTACGCATGAAGGAAATGAAATCGATTCATCTAAGAACGCGTTACGTAACGGAAATGCTATGAGAAGGCATAGCAAGGAAACGCCTATCGAATCAGCTGACGTTGAAGAGAGGCAACGCAAGGACGAAACTGGCAACAATGTTGCATCGAAATGTTCAGCATTCAAGTGTGGCGTTTGTTTGCTGCGATTTAAACTCAAGGCACACTTGATTAGACACATGCTTTTGAGGCACCGCCAAGACGCTGCCATCAAGCAGGCTGAGAAGATTTACAGCAGGTGTTTGCGATGCAATGAGCTCTATTTCACTACTTTCGACCTAGAAAGTCATCTCAAAGAGAAACACAAGACTACCCTGCCATGTGATATCTGCTTACGATTGTTTGAAGATGAGAAATCGCTCAACCGCCATCGAGTGTACCACGTGGGCGTGAATCCATTCACCTGTGATGTATGCAACAAACAGTGCAAGAACTCCAGCCATTTACATTTTCATCGAAGAAGTCATTTCACCGCAGATCTAGGTTACGGATGTCCACACTGCCAAAGACGATTTTCCTCGTCGGGAAACCGCCAGAAACATATCGCACGAGTCCACACTCAAGACAAACGTTACAAATGCTCCAACTGCCAAGACTCGTTCGTCTATTCTCGCCAGTTGAAAATTCATCTCCAACAATGTCCTGTAAAACGGGGCACTCACAGTTGTCCAGATTGCAACATCCCATTCGCTACCAATCAACAACTGGCCAAACATCGCGAGTCATCCCACTATCAAAAAGATCGACCCCACGCATGCGACCAATGTCCATCACGCTTCAAACAACTTGGCCATCTTAAAACACACAAACTGACCCACTCTGGCCTCAAACCATTCGTATGTGACCACTGCGAGAAGCGATTTCGCACCGGAACTGACCTCAAAGTGCACCAAAGGGCCGCGCACACCCAAGAGAAGCCATTTCGCTGCGAGCAATGTGACCAGCGTTTTATCGTGGGCTATCTTCTAAATCAGCACCGTCTCAAAATGCACTGCGATCGCAACGCCAAAAAATAG